The DNA window CAATCCACGCAACATCGCGCAGGCGATCAAGCTTCTGCGCGAAGCGCGCGAAATATTTGCCGCTGCCGGAGCGCAGGACCGGGCCGAGAGCGCGGCGCAAACAATCATCGAACTTGAAATGGCAGTGCGCGGCGAACCCTCGCGCGCCAACGGCGGATTTTAGAGAACAATGGAGGTGAATTTGCTCGTAATTTTACTGCTGGCCCTGGTGGCCGGAATAGCAGGGGCTCTTGTCGGCGGCGCGCTCTCGGGCCTGAAGATTGGCGGGGCTGCGCTGGGCAAGCAACTGGCAGCCCAACTGGGCGGGCTATACGGCCTGCTCGCCGGAGTTCCCGGTGTAGTCATGGGACTCGCCGTGCTGTTTTTCATGCAATCGGCCTGAGGGAGACTACCATGTTTGATATGGTTTTCAGTTCAACCAAGTTGTTTTTTCAGGGCAAGCTGTTCCAGGATACGGCCCTCGCCATCCGTCTACTTGTGACCGGGGCTGCCGCAGCTACCGTTGCAACTGTATTGGTTGGCATGGTTGCACCACTTTGGGTAGCGGCGATTGCCGGGGGCCTGGTGGGCGGCTTGCTTCAGCCTTACCTCTACCGGAACATCAAGTACGCCTGATCCGATGTCAGAGGCGGATCCCCAGCGGCCCGAGCCAACGCTTTCCCGCCTGCTGGGGGATCTGACCGCGCTGGAAGCGCTGGCAGAGAACTGGGAAGAAGGTGCACGTAATGGTGCGCAGGCACGGGCAGCGGCGCTTGATGCGCTCAATGCCGAAGCCTTCCGTCGCCTGATCCGTTCGCTGCGTGAGCTGCCCGGCGCAGCCGAGGCCTTGCGTCAGGCGGCGGCGGACGAGGTGGTCTATTGCGTGCTCCGCCGCCATGGCATCCTCAAAGCCAGCCTGTTCGAGCGGGTCGATGCCGCGCTTGCCACGGTGCGCCCGACGCTGGCCGGCCATGGCGGCGATGCCGAACTGGTCGAAGTATCTGGCGACAAGGCAGTGGTGCGTTTTCTGGGGGCCTGTGATGGATGTCCCGCTTCGGCGCTGACTTTCTATGCCGGGGTAAAGAAAGCAATCACAGAGCAAGTGCCCGAAATCCGCGAAGTCAAGCAGGCCAAGGGGCTGGGCGGCGGCGGTGGTGATACGGTGCATTTCACTTCTCCCTTCGCCGCGCATGAGCATGAAGGCTGGCTCCATGCTCTGCAACTAACTGAATTGCCCGACGGGACGACTTCTGTCCTGGAGCTGGAAGGGCGTTCGCTGCTGCTTTCGCGATTCGGGGACAAGGTTACCTGTTTCGAGAACGCCTGTGCGCATCTTGGCATGCCGATGGACCAGGCGGAAATTGCCGATGGCTTCATCACCTGCCCGCATCATGGTTTCCGTTATGCGCTCGAAAGCGGTGAATGCCTGACGGCACCAGAAGTGCAATTGCAACCCCATGCCGTACGCGTCCGAGGGGATGCCATCGAACTGAGGCTGACGCGATGAAAGTATCGCTCGCGCCCTCCTTCCGTCCGGTCAAAGCCGAAGGGACGCAAATCGCGGGGGCACCGCTGCTGGAAGAAGGCGGGCCGCGCGTGGTACTCGGCTGGTCGCCGGGCGACGTTGCAACGCCGCTATCTCCCGCCGCTGCAAGCCTGTTCGGGCCGCGCGGTGTCTGCCTGCATCCTGATGGAACATTGTGGGTCGCGGATACCGGGCATCATCGGCTGCTGGGATGGCGAAAGATCCCACAATCGGACAATGAGCCTGCCGATATTCTGATCGGCCAACCGAGTTTCTGCCGCGAAGGCCGCAACGCCAAGGGGCCTCCCGGTCCTGCTACGCTCAATGTGCCGACTGGCCTGTGCGCATGGCGCGGCGGATTGGCCGTGGCTGATGCCTGGAACCACCGCGTGCTGATCTGGCGCGAAGTGCCAACAGGCAATGGCCAGCCAGCCGATCTGGTGCTGGGTCAGGAGGATAGTGAATCCGTTCTGGCCAATCGCGGCGCTGACCGTCCAACCTCGGCCAGCCTGCACTGGCCCTATGGCGTGGCCGAAGTGGCCGGCAGACTGGTCGTATGCGACAGCGGCAACCGCCGCCTGCTCGTTTGGAGCGATCCTTCAGAAACCGGCCAGCCAGCCGATCTGGTGCTGGGCCAGCATGACTTCTCTACGCGCGACGAGAACGCGGGCGGCGAAGTCACGGCGATGTCGATGCGGTGGCCGCATGGAGCCTGCTGGTGGAATGGCCATCTCGCGCTGGCAGACAGCGGCAACAACCGTGTGATGCTGTGGCGTGGATTTCCAGAGCACAATGGCTCGCCTTGCGACGCAATTCTGGGACAGCGGGACACCGCACATT is part of the Sphingopyxis alaskensis RB2256 genome and encodes:
- a CDS encoding NifU family protein — translated: MSEADPQRPEPTLSRLLGDLTALEALAENWEEGARNGAQARAAALDALNAEAFRRLIRSLRELPGAAEALRQAAADEVVYCVLRRHGILKASLFERVDAALATVRPTLAGHGGDAELVEVSGDKAVVRFLGACDGCPASALTFYAGVKKAITEQVPEIREVKQAKGLGGGGGDTVHFTSPFAAHEHEGWLHALQLTELPDGTTSVLELEGRSLLLSRFGDKVTCFENACAHLGMPMDQAEIADGFITCPHHGFRYALESGECLTAPEVQLQPHAVRVRGDAIELRLTR
- a CDS encoding NHL repeat containing protein; this encodes MKVSLAPSFRPVKAEGTQIAGAPLLEEGGPRVVLGWSPGDVATPLSPAAASLFGPRGVCLHPDGTLWVADTGHHRLLGWRKIPQSDNEPADILIGQPSFCREGRNAKGPPGPATLNVPTGLCAWRGGLAVADAWNHRVLIWREVPTGNGQPADLVLGQEDSESVLANRGADRPTSASLHWPYGVAEVAGRLVVCDSGNRRLLVWSDPSETGQPADLVLGQHDFSTRDENAGGEVTAMSMRWPHGACWWNGHLALADSGNNRVMLWRGFPEHNGSPCDAILGQRDTAHCDHNMSSYYPSAASVNMPYATVEAGGQLIVADTANSRLLGWADSATGIAANQLCGQPDFASKGDNRWGMPERDSLCWPYGLSALGDLVAVADSGNNRVLLWNLAR